A region from the Aricia agestis chromosome 12, ilAriAges1.1, whole genome shotgun sequence genome encodes:
- the LOC121732824 gene encoding phosphatidylinositol N-acetylglucosaminyltransferase subunit Q encodes MNSIKIFLPVFPKEKHALLKGYITRKDNSIDIYITKVYFDFPSFQANGCEENNIFYGYYYANNSDKTKYTWNDDFFVIENMAGSFGVKKCIINGVSINLCDQIVLLLYDYDTVNSSEAVFTSEDFMSSLKHYVRKDSSASENTSKYYELCHCPSWLAASMFAKHIFNSINLVFWLVTSVKRKNKISIQRGNLILALLVDVFLGYLILELIMFDKKEIATILFGALEKLVNLLYSLLKWLMGAPAGLKLNNAFNKMLGKYFLYHVELWWLFLEVSSSKLDTILYIYQYVGFLGFTFQAAIVSDMLCLVTFHSYCIYVYAARLFNIQVSGLTALLRLFVGRKYNPLRNVIDSCEYTNQELFVGTVAFTILLLLLPTTLMYYIVFTMFRVLSLLVQYILAGLIFIMQCTPFYVLILWLARSPKIAGKVFIEEVTPLDSATLTLNVKLLNQSIGHLFVSFKPPIDMIKNVEWKVILKNVFTGKPII; translated from the exons ATGAAtagcattaaaatatttctacCTGTATTTCCAAAGGAAAAACACGCATTATTAAAGGGTTACATTACTCGAAAAGATAATTCTATCGATATTTACATTACTAAAGTCTATTTCGATTTTCCTTCATTTCAAGCAAATGGGTgtgaagaaaataatattttctacgGTTACTATTATGCTAATAATTCTGATAAAACCAAATATACATGGAACGAcgatttttttgtaattgaaaaCATGGCTGGATCTTTTGGAGTTAAGAAGTGTATTATAAATGGTGTTTCCATAAATTTATGTGATCAAATAGTTTTACTGCTTTACGATTATGATACAGTAAATAGCTCAGAGGCAGTATTCACTTCCGAGGATTTTATGTCCAGTTTAAAACATTATGTGCGAAAAGATTCGTCTGCCTCAGAAAatacttcaaaatattatgaactttGCCACTGTCCTTCGTGGCTGGCAGCCTCAATGTTTGCTAAACATATTTTCAACAGTATTAATCTAGTCTTTTGGTTAGTCACCTCAGTAAAACGAAAAAACAAA ATATCAATTCAACGGGGCAATTTAATTTTGGCTCTTTTGGTTGATGTTTTCTTGGGATATTTGATTTTGGAACTTATAATGTTTGATAAAAAAGAGATTGCTACCATATTATTTGGGGCGTTGGAG AAACTTGTTAActtattatattcattacttaAATGGTTAATGGGTGCCCCAGCAGGTTTGAAACTCAACAATGCTTTTAACAAGATgctgggaaaatattttttatatcatgTTGAGCTGTGGTGGTTGTTTTTAG AAGTCTCAAGCTCCAAATTGGATACTATTTTATACATTTACCAATATGTAGGGTTCCTGGGTTTCACATTTCAAGCTGCCATTGTTTCAGATATGCTTTGTTTGGTTACCTTCCATTCATACTGTATTTATGTTTATGCTGCAAG GCTCTTCAACATTCAAGTATCAGGACTGACTGCTCTTTTGAGGTTGTTTGTTGGGAGAAAATATAATCCACTGCGCAATGTCATAGATTCTTGTGAATATACAAACCAGGAGCTTTTTGTGGGGACTGTGGCTTTCACTATACTGCTGTTACTGTTGCCAACTACCCTTATGTACTACATAGTGTTTACAATG TTCAGAGTCCTATCTTTGCTGGTGCAGTATATTTTAGCAGGACTTATTTTCATAATGCAATGTACTCCATTCTATGTATTAATTTTGTGGTTGGCTCGTTCACCAAAAATTGCTG GTAAAGTTTTTATTGAAGAAGTAACACCCTTAGATTCAGCCACACTTACTTTGAATGTAAAGTTGTTGAATCAATCAATAGGACATCTATTTGTATCGTTCAAGCCACCAATTGATATGATAAAGAATGTCGAATGGAAAGTTAtattgaaaaatgtttttacagGGAAacctataatatga